A segment of the Cystobacter fuscus DSM 2262 genome:
GAAGAGCTGAAGATCATCACCGGCAAGAAGATGAAGGCGCAGCCGCCCACGCAGGTGGAGGTGACGCGGGTGTCCTCGGCCAAGCCGGCCAAGCCGTCCAAGGCGGCGGGCAAGGCGTCGGCCAAGGCGGACAAGGGCCCGAAGGCCTCGTCCAAGGGCGCCAAGGCGCGTCCCGCGGCGCGGGCGGCCCGGGTGGCCAAGCCCACCAAGGCGGGCAAGAAGGCGTCCGCTTCCAAGCGCAAGGCCCGCTAGTCGGGCGGCCTCGGAGCGTTGGCCTCTCCACGGACCCTCGGGTTGCATGGGCAACCCGGGGGTTCTTCGTTTATAGAGGGCCCCCATGCTGACCCCCGAGCGCATCCAGGCCCTGTGTGAGTCCTCCCGCCCCAAGCTCGAGGCGATGCGCGCCCAGCTGCGCGCGCATGGCTCGGCGTTGGTGGCCTTCTCTGGCGGCGTGGACTCCACCTTCGTGCTGAAGATCGCCGTGGAGGAGCTGGGCGAGCGCGCCCTGGCGCTCACGGCGCTGTCGGCCTCGGTGGCCCCCGAGGAGGAGCGCGAGGCGCGCGAGCTGGCGGCCCGGCTGGGCGCCCGGCACGTGGTGGTGTCCAGCGACGAGCTGTCCAACCCCCAGTACGCGGCCAACCCCACCAACCGCTGCTACTTCTGCAAGACGGAGCTGTATGACTTGTGCGAGGTCCAGCGCCGGGAGCGGGGGCTCGCGGTGGTGCTGGACGGCTTCAACGCGGACGACTTCAAGGATCACCGCCCGGGGCACAAGGCCGCCCAGGAGCACGCGGTGCGCTCGCCCCTGGCGCTCGCGGGGCTGACCAAGGAGGAGATCCGCGCCTGGAGCCACGCCCTGGGGCTGCCCACCTGGGACAAGCCGCAGATGGCGTGCCTGGCGTCGCGCATCCCCTATGGCACCTCGGTGACGCGCGAGCGGCTCTTCCAGATCGCCGGCGCCGAGTCCGAGCTGCGCAAGCGCGGCTTCCGCCAGTTCCGCGTGCGCTACCACCAGGAGGTGGCGCGCATCGAGCTGGCCGCCGAGGAGTACGAGCGCTTCCTGTCCGCCGAGCTGCGGCGCGAGGTGGACGCCGCCTTCAAGGCCCTGGGCTTCAAGTTCGTGGCCCTGGATCTCGAGCCCTTCCGCTCCGGGAGGATGAACGACGCGGCCGGCATCTCCAGGCCCTCCGCCGACGTCCATCCGCTGCCCGTCGTGAGCTGAACCAGCTACGCCACGGCTGATCCGACAGCGGATCCAACAGGTTGGTGGCTGGAAGTTGGATCCTGTTTCGGATCGAACGTAGAGCTTGCCCCGCGCGAGCGCGAACCCCGCCTCCCCGGGTGATCCCCCAGGTCAGTGGGTTTCTTGCGATCTCTCGCACATGTGCGACAACGTGCGCACCTGTAGGAGACAACGCACATGGACATGAATCCTCGCCTCACCTCGGTGGTGTTCCGTCTCAGCCGCGAGAAGCTGGATGCGCTCAAGGAGCTGTCGCGCTCGACGAGGATCCGCCAGAGCGAGTACCTGCGCGAGGCCATCTCGGACCTGCTGACGAAGTACGAGGACAGCCTGGTCGACTGAGGGGCCGGGAGCGCCTAGCCGTCGCGGGAGTGGCGGCAGGCGCCGGAGTGACACGCCGGGCCATGGACGTGGGCCCGGCGGGGCCGCCAGCGCAGCGGCGCCCGGAGGGGGGAAGTGGCGCGGCCCGGGCCGGGCGCTTCGGGGGTGGGGGAGTGGTGCACGTGACCGCAGGCCGGTCCATGCACATGGAGCTGGGAGATGCGCTCCCCGGTGGGGACGCTGGTCTCCGCTCCCGGCGAGGCGGGCCACATCTGCGCGAGGAAGGCGTGGGGGCCCTGCCGCAGCAGCGAGGCGAGGAAGACGGCGCCCAGGAGGATCAACCCCACCCATTCGAGTGCTCCACCATGCGCCTCGTGGGGCTGGTGCGCGAGGCCCGTCTGGGCCGGCAGCAGCGCGTTGAGCGCGAGCCCCATGCCCACGGAGCTGAGTGCCACGACGCCCGCGAAGGCCGCGGTCACCTTGCGCCCATGCAGCCGGGCCATGACGGCGAAGGTGGTGACGTTGGTGGCCGGGCCGGTGAGCAGGAAGGCCAGCGCGGCGCCCGGGGACATGCCCTTGTGCAGGAGCACCGCCACCAGGGGCGTGGCGCCCGAGGCGCACACGAAGCTGGGCACGCCGAGCAGCGCGAAGAGGGGCACGTCCACGCCCGGCGGCAGGCGCGAGAGCCATTGCGCCTGGAGCAGGGGCTCGATGAGGGCCGCGAGCCCCAGGCCCACGAGGATCCACGGCGCGGTGTGGTCCACGGACTCGACGAGCCCCTCGCGCAGGCCATGGGCGATGCGCTGGCGCAGGGGCGGGACGGCCTGCCCGGTGGAAGAGGAGGGGGCGGGGGTCGGGGAGGTGGGAACCAGCCGGCCCACGATGACGCCGGAGAGCACGGCCACGGCGAAGGCACCGCCCAGGCGCGCGAGGGTGAGGGGCCAGCCGATGAGCGGCACCGACATGATGAGCGCGCTCACGCCCAGCTCCGGCGCGGCCACGAGGAAGGACAGCGCGGCGGCGACGGGGACGCCCTTGCGGATGAGGCCCCGGTACACGGGGAGCACGCCGCAGGAGCACAGCGCCAGGGGCATGCCCACCACGCTGCCGCGCAGGGCCTGGGACAGGGAGGAGCCGCGGCGCAGCCACCCGAGCGAGGCCTCTCCGAGGAAGGCCTGGAGCAGCCCGGAGAGCACATAGGCGACGAGCAACGCGGGCGCCGTCTCCAGGGAGAGCGACAGGAAGGTGGCGCCCGCGCCGAGCTCTCCGGGTTGCGCGCCCAGCACCGGGTGCGCGTGGGAGATGAGCACGAGCAGCGCCACGGCCGCGAGCGCCCCGAGCCCCGCGGTGAGCCGCTGGGAGGCGTCCTGGGCCTCGAGGCCCGGGCGCGCTCGGAGCAGGGCGGGCAGGAGCGCTCCGGCGGTGAAGGACTGGAACAGGGCGGCGGCCCGCAGGGCGCCGGGGGCCTGCACTCCACCGCCCCAGCCGAGGCTCACCGCGCCGACGAGCATCACGCCCGCCAGCAGCGCGCTGGCGCCCAGGACCCCGGTGCGCGGACGCACGAGCCACCACAGACCCAGCGCGAGGGGGAGCCGGTGCAGGACCACCGCGAGCACGGTGAGCGCATCACCCTGGGGGCCCAGCAGCGACAGGGCCCGTCCCTCCAGGGCCGCGTGGGCCACCAGTCCCGCGATGGCGAGCACCCCTCCGGCCGAGGCTGGCAGCCGTCGGCGTGACGCCAGTGCCAGCCCTCCGCCCAGCACCGCCGCGCCCAGCGCCTCCGGGCCCGCCACCGCCACGCCGTGGGGGAGGATGTGCACCAGCACCAGCCCTGCCAGCGCGACGAAGAGGAAGCCCTCCACCGCCACGCGCGCCGTCCTCCGCCCCTCGACGAACCACTCCACCAGGGGGGCCAGCATCCATGCAGCCAGACTGAGAGACAGGGTCATCGCGTCTTCCCGGTAATTCGTGATGGAGCGGGAATCTTGCGCTGTTGTGCGGAACGGAACAAGCCCGGGAGGGTCGTCAGCGGGCGTTGACGACGGCCTCGGCGCAGCCGTCCTGGCAGCGGCGGCGGTTGAACCCATGCGCGATGACCAGCACGGTGGCGCCCAGGGCGGTGACCGCCGTCTCCCGCGCGCTCCCGTGCTCCAGGAACTGGGCGAGGACCAACAGGCCCAGTCCCAGGGCGCCGAGGGCGAGCACGCGCCCATCCCGGTGCCGCCTGAAGCCCGGCACGAAGCTGACCCCGCCGAGCACGGCCGCCAGCATCACCATGCCGAGGTGGATGGGCGTCTCTTCCAGGGCGTGGCTCATCACCGCCGGCAGCGCGCCCAGCACCAGGGGCAGCACCAGGCAGTGGACCATGCACAGCAGCGACAGCGCCTGGCCCCACCGGTCCCACCGGCCCGTCCCGGAGCTGTTTCCTCGCGTGCGCTCCAAGACCTTGGGGCTCATGGGCCCGCCTCTTAGATGAAATCCAGTGGCAGGAGCAACAGACCTTCGTGATCCGGACATCGAGCAACCATATTGCAAAAGCAACTGGATTGCATTTGAAGCGGCTTTCCCCCCATCGGCCCCGCTCAAGCCGCCTGGACGTCCGCCTCCTCGGGGCTGATGAAGGGCGGCTCGAGCGGCAGTCGCGGCGGCCGGGCGCGCTCCTCGGCCGGGAACGGATCCTTGTCGGCCGGGTAGCGCACCTCCCAGAGCAACAATCCCTGGGCGGGGGCCTTGAACCCCGGAATGGAGCTGCCCGTGTCGAGCGCTTCGCGGTAGCGCTCCTCTGATAGGCCCCCGGCGGCGGTGAGCAGGGCGGTGCCCACGAGGTAGCGCACCTGGTAGCGCCCGAAGCCATCTCCCTTCAGCCGCGCCTCGAACAGACCTCCGCCCAACGCGTGCAGGGTGGCCGACTCCAGCGTGCGCTGCTTGCGCAGGCTGGAGTTCTCGTGGAACGCCCGGAAGTCCCGGCATCCCACCGCCGCGCCGAGCAGCTCCGCCACCCGCTCCGGCGTGGGCACGCGGCCCTCCAGGCGGGGCTCCAGCTCCGGCTCCATCACGAATGGCCGCCAGGCCTCGGCCACGCGGCCCCCCAACTGGACGCGGTAGCGGTACTCCTTCCCACTGGCGCTCCATTGGGAGTGGAAGCCCTCGGGCGGACGCCGGGCCACGCACAACCCCAGGTCCGGGGGCAAGTGGGGTGGTAGCCGCTCCGACAGCATCTCCGAGGTGTAGCAAGGAGGCAGGCGGAGGCTGGCCACCTGCATGCGGGCATGGACGCCGCGGTCGGTGCGGCCCGCCGGCATGAGGGGGTAGGGGACACCCGCCTTGCGCAGGGAGTCCTCGAGGACTTCCTGGACGGTGGGGCCCTCGGGCTGGCGCTGGAAGCCCCGGAAGGCCGTGCCTCGATACCAGATCCACAAGGCGGCAGGCGTGCGTTTCATGAAGGGTCGAGCCGGGGCGGGAGGGGCGTTGCGATAGCGCGCGGAGCCTAGGATACTTCGCGCCTCATGTCGGCCGCACAAGACCTCCACCTTCCCGAACAGGCCCAGCCTCCCTCTCAATGGCTCTACCGCCAGGGAGATCTCGTCCTCGGGCCCCTGACCGGCCAACAGCTGGTGGACAAGCTCTACGCGGGCGACATCACCGGCGATACCGAGGTGTCCTCGGCGGGCCCGAGTGGCTTCCGCAAGCTCAAGGACCTGGAGCCCTTCCAACTGCACGTGGCCCAGGCGGTGGTGAAGCTGCGCGTGGAGGCGGAGGCGCGGGCCGCGCGGGCGCGCCGCAACCGGCAGCAGGCGGTGGCCGGCGCCATGGCATTCGGTCTGTTCTCCGCGCTCGGCGTCGGTGCCTGGCAGCTCTCGCGCTACGCCGCCGTGTACCTGCCGGGTGGCGGCGAGGAGTTCACCCTCCAGGTGGATCCGCCCGTCATCACCCCCGCGCGCCGCTCCATTCCCGAGGAGCTCTTCGACTACCCCGGCGAGCCCAAGCGCGCCCCGGCTCGCCCCGCCGACGCCGCGCCGGACAAGCCCGCGGTGGACGCGCCCGCGGGCGACAAGCCACCAGGGAAGGCACCAGAGAAGGTGGCGTCCGTGGAGCCCAAGCCGGGCCGCAAGAGCGGCGGCCGTCCCACGGGCCGGGTCTCCACGGATCCCGACGGCCTGTCGACCGAGGTCAACTACGACATGGGCGCCATCAACCGGGTGGTGAAGGCCCAGCAGGGCACGCTCAGTCACTGCTTCAAGGAAGAGGTCGAGCGCAGCCCGGGCTTCGCGGCCAAGGTGCCGCTGGAGTTCACCATCGGCAACGACGGCCGGGTGGCGCAGCTGTGGATCGACAACCCCCGGCTCAAGAAGGGGCCGCTCTTCGAGTGTCTGCTCGGCGAGCTGAAGAAGTGGCCCTTCAAGGCCTACACGGGTGAGCGCGCCACGGTGAACCTGGCGTTCACCATCGGCAAGAAGCGCTAGGGGGCGGCGGGCCGCTTTTTTGCCCCCCCTGTCTTCCTGACGGATACAGGGTGCATGCTCTCTGTAGCCGAAGCCGACATCGAGAAGAAGGCCGCCGAAGTGCCCCCGGGCACCTTCCGCCACACCGTGCTCGTGGCCGCCAAGCGCTTCAAGTCCACCTGGGCGGAGCTGGGCAAGCTGCTCGTGCAGGTCAAGGACGAGAACCTCTGGGAGTCCTGGGGCCACGCCTCCTTCGAGGCCTATTGCCTCAAGGAGCTGCACATCAAGAAGCAGACCGCGCTCAAGCTGACTCGTTCCTTCAGCTTCCTCGCCCGCCACGAGGCCGCCGAGGAAGTGGCCCAGCCGGAGTTCCCCCAGAAGGCCCCTCCCTTCGAGGTCATCGAGGTGCTCGCCGACGCCGAGGAGCGTGGCCAGCTCTCTCCCCAGGAGTACCGTTCACTCCGAGACAGCATCTGGGACGCGGAAAAGCCCGCCAGCGAGCTGAAGCGGGAGGTGGCCGAGCGCTTCCCCCGGCCTCCCCCGGAACCGCCTCCGGAGAGCTTTCAGGTGAAGAAATTGGCCCAGATGGCGCGTAAGCTGGCCGCCGAAGTGTCCGGATGTCGGCGAGTCCCCCACGCCGTCGCTGAGCGGGCGAGCGCCCTGGCCCAGGATCTCGAGGAGTGCGCTTCGAGCGTGAATGACGCCTGAACGAGTGTTACTCAACGCTGACCTCGTCCAGCGGTGCACATGCCGGTGGGCGTCACATTCGGGATGGGCTTCCTGTGGATTCGGGAGGCGCCTATATTTCGCTGACGGTTGTTCGCGACGTGGGCAGCCGGGCGACTTGGGTGTGGTGAGGGTGTCGGCTAGGCAGGCTCCGGGTGACCGGGGTCGGTAGAACTCGGAGGCGGCAGTGAAGAAGGAGCACCACGTCAACCTGTCCTGCTCGTTCTGCGGCAAGTCGCAGCGCGAGGTCCGCAAGCTCATCGCGGGCCCCACGGTGTACATCTGCGACGAGTGCATCAAGCTGTGCAACGACATCATCGCGGACGAGAACGAACGCGAGGAGGGCAAGCCGCAGGTCAGCTTGCCGACGCCAATGGAGATCAAGGCGTTCCTCGACGACTACGTCATCGGTCAGGACCAGGCGAAGAAGGTCCTGTCGGTCGCCGTGTACAACCACTACAAGCGCATCTACCAGAAGAAGCCGGCGGCCCGGCCTCGTCCGGGGATGAAGCCCTCGGGTTCCGAGGACGTGGAGCTGAGCAAGAGCAACATCTTGCTCGTGGGCCCCACGGGTAGCGGCAAGACACTGCTGGCCCAGTCGCTCGCACGCTTCCTCAACGTTCCCTTCACCATCGCCGACGCCACCAGCCTCACCGAGGCCGGCTACGTGGGCGAGGACGTGGAGAACATCATCCAGAACCTGCTCCACAACGCCGATTACGACGTGGAGAAGGCGGCGCGCGGCATCGTCTATATCGACGAGATCGACAAGATCGCGCGCAAGGGTGACACGCCCAGCGCCACGCGCGACGTGGGCGGCGAGGGCGTGCAGCAGGCGCTCTTGAAGATCATCGAGGGCACGCGCGCCAACGTCACGCCGCGGGGTGGCAAGAAGTACAACCAGCAGGAGTACGTGCAGGTTGATACGACGAACATCCTCTTCATCTGCGGCGGCGCCTTCCACGGCATCGACGGCGTCATCAAGCGCCGCGTGGGTGAGAAGGGCCTGGGCTTCGGCGCGAAGATCACCCACCGCGAGGAGCGCAGCGTGGGCGAGCTGCTCGCCATGGTGGAGCCGGAGGATCTGATGAAGTTCGGGATGATTCCCGAGTTCATCGGCCGTCTGCCGGTGGTGGCGACGCTCAACGATCTGAAGGAGGAGGATCTCATCACGATCCTCACCCAGCCGAAGAACGCCCTCATCAAGCAGTACCAGAAGCTCTTCGAGATGGAGAAGGTGAAGCTGACCTTCACCAAGGAAGCGCTCAAGGCGATCGCCCGCGAGGCCATGCGTCGCAACTCCGGAGCGCGCGGCCTGCGTGCCATCCTCGAGGACGCGATGCTCGACATCATGTACGACGTGCCGTACCGGGACGGCGTGAAGGAGTGCAAGATCACCGAGACGGTGGTGACCAAGCACGACGCGCCCCAACTGGTGCTGGAGAAGGAAAAGAAGTCGGCGTGAGTGTCCGCTGGAGCCTCCCTTGCCTCTCCCCTTTCGAGGGGATGACGGCAGGGGAGTGTTCCGGGCGAGTGTCGTCGCCCTCCCGCTTCATGGCCTCTTCGCTCCCGCCCCGATTCTGAACGAGCGCCGCCGCACCGCGGCGGATTGATGTGCGCGGGTGCGACTTGCGCACCTCGTCATCGGCGCGGCCTCCTCATCCCCTCGAAAGCGTGAACCTCTCCCCGCGGGCCCGGAGTCCTGGTGGCCGCTGTGGGTGTGGTGCGCTCATTCACGCGGGTTGAGCCCCGGACTCTTCGCGTCCACCTTCTCGCGCCTGCCCCTCCCGCATTCGGGACTTCATGGGGACTCGCACTAAACCAGTTCTCCTAGAATTTTACACAATTGTGAATGTGTTGAAATTTATCAATTGTACTTGAATTCTGAAAGTTCCTTTGTTAAACCGGGCTCGTCCTCCAGGGCCAAGGCGAAGGGCCCGGGTTCCACGCGGCAAGGGGAAACACATGAAGACGAGCGCGAAGAGCCGAAACACGCGGCGCATGAATCGGCGGGTGGTGGTGCGCAGTTCGGTGGCGCTGGCGTTGTCGACGCTGGTGGCGTGCCAGGGAACGGCCGACGAGACGGGTGAGGGCCTCGCGGCGGATGGCTCCCAGGCGCTGCTGTCCTCCGCGATCGCGCCGACGCTGAAGTGGGCGTGGACGGGCAGCGAGGTGCTCCCCGACTACAAGCAGGTGATGACCACGCCGGTGGTGATCGACCTCAACCGGGACAGCGTGCCGGACATCGTCTTCAGCACGTTCGCGGGCTCGAACTACAGCAGCGATGGCGTGCTGCGCGCCATCAGCGGCGACGATGGGCACGAGCTGTGGACGGTGACGGAGTCGGCGCTGCGCGTGAAGGCGGCGGCGGGCCTGACGGCGGGCGACATCGACGGCGACGGCCGCGTGGAGGTGTGCGCCATCCCGGAGAACGGGCGCGGCGTCATCTGCTTCACGAATGAAGGTGCCCTCAAGCTGCGCACCCCCGAGGGCGCGTACGACTACAACGAGTGGGGCGGTCCTGCGCTGGCGGACCTGGACGGCGATGGCCAGGTGGAGATCCTCGACGGCAACCGCGTCTACACCGCCACGGGCGCGCTCAAGTGGGTGGGCTCGGACGGCATGGGCGGGGCGAAGTACACCGGCCCCAACGCCTTCGCGGCGGACATCGATCAGGACGGCCGGCAGGAGCTCATCAACGGCCGCTCCGTGTACCGCGCCGATGGCTCGCTCCTGTGCGCTCCCTCCACGGTGCCCCACGGCTTCGCCGCGGTGGGCAACTTCGACGCGGATGACCGGGGCGAGATCGTCGTGGCCGGCCGTGACCAGGTGAGCCTGGTGGACGACACCTGCACGGTGCTGTGGAGCGTGGCGGTGCCGGGTGGCGGCCACGGTGGCGTGCCCAACATCGCCGACTTCGACGGCGACGGGCAGCCGGAGATCGGCATCGCCGGCAACAGGCTCTTCAGCGTGCTGAAGGCGGACGGCTCGGTGCTCTGGTCGAGCCCCATCCGCGACCTGAGCTCCGGCAAGAACAGCTCCACCACCTTCGACTTCGACGGTGACGGCAAGCTCGAGGTGGTCTTCACCGACGAGACGTACCTGCGCATCTACGACGGCGCCACGGGCACGGTGCTCTTCGAGACGAAGAACAGCTCGGGCACCACGCACGAGGGCCCCGTGGTGGCGGACGTGGACGGGGACTACCAGGCGGACATCGTGGTGGGCGCCAACAACCACGCCTACCCGGGCTTCAACGGCATCCGCGTGTTCCACGGCGAGGGCTGGAAGAGCGCCCGCCGCATCTGGAACCAGCACGCCTACGCGGTGACGAACATCGAGGATGACGGCTCCATCCCCGCCCAGCCGGCCACCAACTGGCTCACCGAGGGACTCAACACCTTCCGCTCCAACGGCCCCGGGCCGGCCGCCCCCTACTGCGCGCCGGGCACCTGGACGTCGGCGCCCAGCCTCGCCGCGCCGCGCATCCTCCACACGGCCACGCGGCTGACCAACGGGCGCGTGCTGGTGCTGGGTGGCTTCAGCCGCACCTCCGAGATCTTCAACCCCTCCACCAACACCTGGTCCAACACCGGCAACACCCGCACCACGCACCGCTACCACACGGCCACGCTGCTCAACGACGGACGCGTGCTCGTGGCGGGCGGTGATGGCGCCAGCGCCACCTCCTCGGCCGAGGTGTACGACCCGGCCACCGGCTCCTGGTCGGCCACGGGCAACCTGAGCACCTTCCGCCTGCGCCATGCCGCCGTGCGCCTCAAGGACGGACGCGTGCTGGTGGTGGGCGGGCAGAACAAGGCGGGCGGCACCGCGCTCGCCTCGGCCGAGCTGTACGATCCGGCCACGGGGACCTGGTCCGCGACGGGCAGCCTGAACCAGGCGCGCTACACCTTCACCGCCACGGCGCTGTCCAACGGCCGGGTGCTGGTGACGGGTGGTTCCAACGGCGGGGCGAACCTGGCCTCGGCCGAGGTGTATGACCCGGCCACCGGTGCCTGGACGGCGGTGGGCTCCATGGCCCATGGCCGTCTGGATCACACGGCCACCGCGCTGCCGGGCGGCAAGGTGCTCGTGGTGGGCGGCGAGGCGAACAACGCGGTGGGTGCCGCCACGGCCGAGCTGTTCGACTCGGCCAGCAACACCTGGTCGCAGGCCGGCAGCCTCTCCACGCCCCGGCGGGATCACACGGCCACGCTGCTGCCCTCGGGCGCCGTGCTCGTGGCGGGCGGTTACAACCCGAAGAACTCGGGCATCCTCACCACGGCCGAGCTGTTCGATCCCTCGCGCCGCGCCTGGTGCCCGGCGGCCAGCATGAGCACGGACCGCTACTACCACACCGCCACGCTGCTGCAGGATGGCCGCGTGCTGGTGGTGGCCGGCAACAGCAACACCAACCAGGCCGCCGTCGAGCTGTTCCAGCAGCAGTAATCCCGACGCTCGGGTGTGGTTTCCGGCCCCGGCCTGGGTGCGCGACGCGCTCCCTCGCCGGGGCCCGGCTTTTGCGGGCAAGGCCCACAGGCGCGCGGGGTCCACCGGGAAGGGAAGCGGGAGGAGGGGCGGGGGCGAAGCGGGGAGAGGGGGGCGTCAGGCGGAGCTGACGCGCACCGTGGTGGTCATCTCGCGGCCGGTGGCCGGGTCGCGAGCGCGCATGGTGAGGATGCCTTCCACGTTCACGTCGAAGGTGATCTCCACCTGCACCGAGCCCGCCTTGGCCGGGCGGATGCCGGAGAAGGTGAACTCGCCGAGCAGATCGTTCCTCGCCACCTGCTCGTGGTCCCCCTGGAAGATGCGCATGGCCAGCTCGGTCTGACTGTCCCGGCTGGTGGTGGCCACGAGCTGCTTCGCGTTGGGAATGGGCGCGTTGCGCGGGAAGACGGTGTGGAAGGCCCCTCCGGCGCGCTCCAGGCCAATGGCCATGGGAATCACGTCCAGCAGTTGCAGGCGCAGGCTGGAGTTGTCCTCCAGGCTCTTGGCGTAGAGCGCCGCGCCCACCGCCACCGCCTCGTCCGGGTGCACGCCCTTGCTCGGCGCCTTGCCGAAGAACTTGGTGAGCCGGTCCTGCACGATGGGCATGCGCGTCTGGCCACCCACCAGCAGCACCTCGTCGATGTCCTTGGTGGACAGCCCCGAGTCCACCAGCACCCGCGCCACCATCTGCAGGGTGCGGTCCACCAGGTGATTGGTGAGCTGCTCGAGCATCTTGCGCGTGAACTTCATCTCGATGTTCAGGGGCTGGCCCTGCGACGTCATCGTGATGAAGG
Coding sequences within it:
- the larE gene encoding ATP-dependent sacrificial sulfur transferase LarE; translation: MLTPERIQALCESSRPKLEAMRAQLRAHGSALVAFSGGVDSTFVLKIAVEELGERALALTALSASVAPEEEREARELAARLGARHVVVSSDELSNPQYAANPTNRCYFCKTELYDLCEVQRRERGLAVVLDGFNADDFKDHRPGHKAAQEHAVRSPLALAGLTKEEIRAWSHALGLPTWDKPQMACLASRIPYGTSVTRERLFQIAGAESELRKRGFRQFRVRYHQEVARIELAAEEYERFLSAELRREVDAAFKALGFKFVALDLEPFRSGRMNDAAGISRPSADVHPLPVVS
- a CDS encoding tRNA pseudouridine synthase A, which encodes MKRTPAALWIWYRGTAFRGFQRQPEGPTVQEVLEDSLRKAGVPYPLMPAGRTDRGVHARMQVASLRLPPCYTSEMLSERLPPHLPPDLGLCVARRPPEGFHSQWSASGKEYRYRVQLGGRVAEAWRPFVMEPELEPRLEGRVPTPERVAELLGAAVGCRDFRAFHENSSLRKQRTLESATLHALGGGLFEARLKGDGFGRYQVRYLVGTALLTAAGGLSEERYREALDTGSSIPGFKAPAQGLLLWEVRYPADKDPFPAEERARPPRLPLEPPFISPEEADVQAA
- a CDS encoding permease — its product is MTLSLSLAAWMLAPLVEWFVEGRRTARVAVEGFLFVALAGLVLVHILPHGVAVAGPEALGAAVLGGGLALASRRRLPASAGGVLAIAGLVAHAALEGRALSLLGPQGDALTVLAVVLHRLPLALGLWWLVRPRTGVLGASALLAGVMLVGAVSLGWGGGVQAPGALRAAALFQSFTAGALLPALLRARPGLEAQDASQRLTAGLGALAAVALLVLISHAHPVLGAQPGELGAGATFLSLSLETAPALLVAYVLSGLLQAFLGEASLGWLRRGSSLSQALRGSVVGMPLALCSCGVLPVYRGLIRKGVPVAAALSFLVAAPELGVSALIMSVPLIGWPLTLARLGGAFAVAVLSGVIVGRLVPTSPTPAPSSSTGQAVPPLRQRIAHGLREGLVESVDHTAPWILVGLGLAALIEPLLQAQWLSRLPPGVDVPLFALLGVPSFVCASGATPLVAVLLHKGMSPGAALAFLLTGPATNVTTFAVMARLHGRKVTAAFAGVVALSSVGMGLALNALLPAQTGLAHQPHEAHGGALEWVGLILLGAVFLASLLRQGPHAFLAQMWPASPGAETSVPTGERISQLHVHGPACGHVHHSPTPEAPGPGRATSPLRAPLRWRPRRAHVHGPACHSGACRHSRDG
- a CDS encoding MerC domain-containing protein, whose protein sequence is MSPKVLERTRGNSSGTGRWDRWGQALSLLCMVHCLVLPLVLGALPAVMSHALEETPIHLGMVMLAAVLGGVSFVPGFRRHRDGRVLALGALGLGLLVLAQFLEHGSARETAVTALGATVLVIAHGFNRRRCQDGCAEAVVNAR
- a CDS encoding kelch repeat-containing protein, with product MKTSAKSRNTRRMNRRVVVRSSVALALSTLVACQGTADETGEGLAADGSQALLSSAIAPTLKWAWTGSEVLPDYKQVMTTPVVIDLNRDSVPDIVFSTFAGSNYSSDGVLRAISGDDGHELWTVTESALRVKAAAGLTAGDIDGDGRVEVCAIPENGRGVICFTNEGALKLRTPEGAYDYNEWGGPALADLDGDGQVEILDGNRVYTATGALKWVGSDGMGGAKYTGPNAFAADIDQDGRQELINGRSVYRADGSLLCAPSTVPHGFAAVGNFDADDRGEIVVAGRDQVSLVDDTCTVLWSVAVPGGGHGGVPNIADFDGDGQPEIGIAGNRLFSVLKADGSVLWSSPIRDLSSGKNSSTTFDFDGDGKLEVVFTDETYLRIYDGATGTVLFETKNSSGTTHEGPVVADVDGDYQADIVVGANNHAYPGFNGIRVFHGEGWKSARRIWNQHAYAVTNIEDDGSIPAQPATNWLTEGLNTFRSNGPGPAAPYCAPGTWTSAPSLAAPRILHTATRLTNGRVLVLGGFSRTSEIFNPSTNTWSNTGNTRTTHRYHTATLLNDGRVLVAGGDGASATSSAEVYDPATGSWSATGNLSTFRLRHAAVRLKDGRVLVVGGQNKAGGTALASAELYDPATGTWSATGSLNQARYTFTATALSNGRVLVTGGSNGGANLASAEVYDPATGAWTAVGSMAHGRLDHTATALPGGKVLVVGGEANNAVGAATAELFDSASNTWSQAGSLSTPRRDHTATLLPSGAVLVAGGYNPKNSGILTTAELFDPSRRAWCPAASMSTDRYYHTATLLQDGRVLVVAGNSNTNQAAVELFQQQ
- a CDS encoding AgmX/PglI C-terminal domain-containing protein; protein product: MSAAQDLHLPEQAQPPSQWLYRQGDLVLGPLTGQQLVDKLYAGDITGDTEVSSAGPSGFRKLKDLEPFQLHVAQAVVKLRVEAEARAARARRNRQQAVAGAMAFGLFSALGVGAWQLSRYAAVYLPGGGEEFTLQVDPPVITPARRSIPEELFDYPGEPKRAPARPADAAPDKPAVDAPAGDKPPGKAPEKVASVEPKPGRKSGGRPTGRVSTDPDGLSTEVNYDMGAINRVVKAQQGTLSHCFKEEVERSPGFAAKVPLEFTIGNDGRVAQLWIDNPRLKKGPLFECLLGELKKWPFKAYTGERATVNLAFTIGKKR
- the clpX gene encoding ATP-dependent Clp protease ATP-binding subunit ClpX; translated protein: MKKEHHVNLSCSFCGKSQREVRKLIAGPTVYICDECIKLCNDIIADENEREEGKPQVSLPTPMEIKAFLDDYVIGQDQAKKVLSVAVYNHYKRIYQKKPAARPRPGMKPSGSEDVELSKSNILLVGPTGSGKTLLAQSLARFLNVPFTIADATSLTEAGYVGEDVENIIQNLLHNADYDVEKAARGIVYIDEIDKIARKGDTPSATRDVGGEGVQQALLKIIEGTRANVTPRGGKKYNQQEYVQVDTTNILFICGGAFHGIDGVIKRRVGEKGLGFGAKITHREERSVGELLAMVEPEDLMKFGMIPEFIGRLPVVATLNDLKEEDLITILTQPKNALIKQYQKLFEMEKVKLTFTKEALKAIAREAMRRNSGARGLRAILEDAMLDIMYDVPYRDGVKECKITETVVTKHDAPQLVLEKEKKSA
- a CDS encoding ribbon-helix-helix domain-containing protein, coding for MDMNPRLTSVVFRLSREKLDALKELSRSTRIRQSEYLREAISDLLTKYEDSLVD